In the Thermodesulfobacteriota bacterium genome, CCCCGAACATGGACCCGCGACGAGGTCCACGAGCGAGGGCCTTGAGATCGTTTTTCGATACCAACGTGGTCGTATACCTCTTCGACGGCGACGCACCGGAGAAGCAGGTGAGGGCCCGCGAGCTCCTCGCGCGCGAAGTGGGGAAAGGGCAGGCGGTGCTCAGCACCCAAGTGCTCCAGGAGTTCTACGTAACGGTAACCCGCAAGCTCACGGTTCCCCTGAGCCCAGACGAAGCGCTGCGTGCTCTGCAAGACCTGGCGGAGCTCCCCCTGGTCCAGGTGGATGCCGACCTCATCACCGGCGCGGCACGGCGGTGTGCTCGGGACCAGGTCTCGTTCTGGGACGGATTGATCCTGCAAGCTGCGCTTCGAGCCGGAGCCACGGTCCTATACTCCGAGGATCTCCAGGACGGCCGCACCATCGAAGGCCTGCGCATCCGAAACCCCTTCGCCTGAAAACGTCTCCGTTGCATCTCCCCGGCGGACCCACCTCCGCAAGGCTCCTCTTCAAACCGTAATCGCCCCTTCACCGCGCCGTAACCCGCGCCCGCTAGCCTGACGCTGCTGGGAAACGACGGGGGGCAACGGCGCGGGAGGGGTTTCGTGTCGCAGGCAGCAAGGCAGTTGGCCGAGCCAGGCCTGCCGGGCGCCGGGTTCGCATACGGCGACCGGTTGCGGGTGTGCCTGGTCACCGAGACGTACTTCCCCCAGGTGAATGGGGTCTCCCGCACCCTCGACCGGCTGGTGCGCTACCTCACGGGGCTAGGTCACGAGGTCCGCGTGGTGGCCCCCCGGTACCGGGAGCGCACCGCCCTGCCGGTGGGCGCTCGGCTGACGGCCTTCCCCGCCTTTCCCCTGCCCTTCTACCCGGAGATCCTCGCCTGCCCGGCCCGAGCGCGCCGACTGGCGGAGGTGCTCGGGGCCTTCGGCCCCCACGTGGTCCACCTGGCCACCGAGGGACCCCTGGGCCTTGCAGCGCTCCGGGCCTCCCGGGCCCGGGGGCTCCCGGTGGTGAGCTCCTTCCACACCCACTTTCCCCAATACCTGGCGTTCTACCGCCTCGGGGGCCTCGCCCCGGCCGCGTGGCGCTACCTGCGCTGGTTCCACAACCGAACCGCCGCCACCCTGTGCCCCACGGCGTCGGTGCGGGCCGCCCTGGAGGACCGCGGCTTCCGCAACGTGGCGTTGTGGAGCCGGGGCGTGGACGCGGACCTCTTCCGCCCCGACCGCCGCGACCCGGAGCTGCGCCGGCAGTGGGGAGCCGGCCCCCAGGAGGTCGTGCTGGCCTGCGCCGGCCGTCTGGCCGCCGAGAAGAACCTCCCGCTCCTCCTCGAAGCCCTTCGGCTCCTGCCCCGGGACCTCCCCTGCCGGCTGGTCCTCATCGGCGATGGGCCCCTTCGCCCGGCGCTGGAGGCCGATCCCGCCGTGCGGGACGGGCGACTGGTCCTCACGGGCTACCGGCACGGAGAAGAACTGGCCCGCGCCTACGCCTCGGCGGACCTCTTCGTCTTCCCCTCGGTCACCGAGACCTTCGGCAACGTGCTCCTGGAGGCCATGGCCTCGGGGCTCCCGGCGGTGGCCTTCCCCGTATCCGGCCCGGGGGACGTGGTGCGGGACGGACAAACCGGGTGCCTGGCCACCGAGGCGACCGCCCCCGCCCTGGCCGCCGCCGTTGCCGCCCTCGCGGCCGACCCCCTGCGGCGCCGGGTCCTGGGGAAAGCAGCGCGGCTCTGGGCCGAGAGCCAGACCTGGGACGCGGTCAACGCGACCGTCGTGGAGGCCTACCAGCGCGCCCGCCGGGGCGGGCCGCCGCCTGGGTGAAAGCCAATTCTAGACCGGCCCGACGCACCAAGGAGGCCCCATGTCGCTCGCCGCCTGGAACACGCCGCTTCGCGCCTTCGCCCTCCACCTCGGGGAGGCGGTCACCCCCTGGGAAGCCCGGGTGGTACGGC is a window encoding:
- a CDS encoding glycosyltransferase family 1 protein; this encodes MSQAARQLAEPGLPGAGFAYGDRLRVCLVTETYFPQVNGVSRTLDRLVRYLTGLGHEVRVVAPRYRERTALPVGARLTAFPAFPLPFYPEILACPARARRLAEVLGAFGPHVVHLATEGPLGLAALRASRARGLPVVSSFHTHFPQYLAFYRLGGLAPAAWRYLRWFHNRTAATLCPTASVRAALEDRGFRNVALWSRGVDADLFRPDRRDPELRRQWGAGPQEVVLACAGRLAAEKNLPLLLEALRLLPRDLPCRLVLIGDGPLRPALEADPAVRDGRLVLTGYRHGEELARAYASADLFVFPSVTETFGNVLLEAMASGLPAVAFPVSGPGDVVRDGQTGCLATEATAPALAAAVAALAADPLRRRVLGKAARLWAESQTWDAVNATVVEAYQRARRGGPPPG
- a CDS encoding PIN domain-containing protein translates to MRSFFDTNVVVYLFDGDAPEKQVRARELLAREVGKGQAVLSTQVLQEFYVTVTRKLTVPLSPDEALRALQDLAELPLVQVDADLITGAARRCARDQVSFWDGLILQAALRAGATVLYSEDLQDGRTIEGLRIRNPFA